In the Arthrobacter sp. 31Y genome, one interval contains:
- a CDS encoding PTS sugar transporter subunit IIA, with protein sequence MAEPLDRYDAELTTPDTVILELVAQDKIDAAAQLAQRLYAAGRISNLEGFLEQVHSREHQLATGLPGGIGLPHARSEFVDRISIAVGVTKFGHALDFGASDGPATLVLLIATPASSFSDHLEVLATLARSLSKESFRESLRRAHDTEVISELINSSLVFFDH encoded by the coding sequence TTGGCTGAACCACTTGACCGGTACGACGCGGAACTGACAACCCCGGATACGGTCATCCTTGAACTTGTTGCCCAGGACAAGATCGATGCCGCAGCTCAACTGGCTCAGCGGCTCTATGCAGCCGGCAGGATTTCCAACCTTGAGGGCTTCCTGGAGCAAGTGCATTCGCGGGAGCACCAGCTTGCCACCGGTCTACCGGGTGGCATCGGTCTACCGCATGCCCGCAGCGAATTCGTGGACAGGATCTCCATTGCCGTAGGCGTGACCAAATTCGGCCATGCCCTGGACTTCGGCGCCAGTGACGGTCCGGCAACCCTGGTCCTCCTCATCGCCACGCCGGCCAGTTCCTTCTCCGACCACCTCGAGGTCCTGGCCACGTTGGCCCGTTCCCTGTCAAAGGAGTCGTTCCGGGAGTCCCTGCGCAGGGCGCACGATACCGAGGTCATTTCCGAACTCATCAACTCCAGCCTGGTGTTCTTCGACCACTAA
- a CDS encoding SURF1 family protein, translating to MLKTALKPRWIAGLVFALLLSGVFVLLSQWQLSRSAQHEPPAPSSIEEVKPLVDVLQPGQFFPGSVSDQMVTATGTYDPQKQVLVEGRLYNNQKGFWIVSAFAVNDAPALKGAGASPQTWIPVARGWVADAAQAGPPPSGTITLTGRLIPSEAPVPNVDAGPSRASAVSAAELINTWGVSSYQGFIAATSEVSGGVTVPLGDDVKALNIPPQPPAEQVNWLNLFYAVEWVVFAGFSIFIWWRLVKDDYRRDLEEDEDEDDEFDDDDHPEATTEPTSPEPEQKVQQ from the coding sequence GTGTTGAAAACCGCGTTGAAACCCCGCTGGATCGCAGGACTGGTCTTTGCGCTTCTGTTGTCCGGGGTGTTTGTGCTGCTCAGTCAATGGCAGCTCAGCCGGTCTGCCCAACATGAGCCCCCGGCGCCGTCCAGCATCGAAGAAGTAAAACCCCTGGTGGATGTCCTCCAGCCGGGCCAGTTCTTTCCCGGTTCGGTCTCGGACCAGATGGTCACCGCCACGGGAACCTACGATCCCCAGAAGCAGGTCCTGGTTGAGGGCCGCCTTTACAACAACCAAAAAGGCTTCTGGATCGTCTCAGCCTTTGCCGTCAACGACGCCCCCGCGCTCAAGGGCGCTGGTGCATCGCCACAAACCTGGATCCCTGTGGCCCGCGGCTGGGTGGCTGACGCCGCCCAAGCCGGCCCGCCGCCGTCGGGAACCATCACGCTGACCGGTCGCCTCATCCCGTCTGAAGCGCCGGTTCCAAACGTCGACGCCGGTCCAAGCCGGGCGTCCGCAGTCTCCGCGGCGGAGCTCATCAACACCTGGGGAGTGTCCAGTTACCAAGGCTTCATCGCCGCGACGTCTGAAGTTTCGGGCGGCGTTACGGTTCCCCTCGGAGACGACGTCAAGGCGCTCAACATCCCGCCGCAGCCCCCTGCAGAGCAGGTCAACTGGCTGAACCTCTTCTATGCAGTGGAATGGGTTGTCTTCGCTGGCTTCTCGATCTTCATCTGGTGGCGGCTGGTGAAGGACGACTACCGGCGCGACCTTGAGGAAGACGAGGACGAGGATGACGAGTTCGACGATGACGACCACCCCGAGGCAACCACAGAACCCACCAGCCCAGAGCCAGAACAAAAGGTGCAGCAATGA